The Oryza brachyantha chromosome 6, ObraRS2, whole genome shotgun sequence region acatagaaaacaatagGACCACATGTTAGCTACTcaagaatggaaaaaatactttatgagTAAAGTGTCTGTATTCATGTAAAACTAAACTGTTCACGCGTGTATGAAGGTTTGTTTAGCGACTAACAAAGAAGATTCACACAAAATTCACTCTCCGGGATTCGGATCGTCTTCTCCAAACGAAACGCATAACTAACGGAGCTTTTGATACGTGCGTGTCACGGTGATGGCCGCCACTTCAGTTGGCTGCACGTCAGCAAAGCTAACCTACGCCGCCCCGGATGATATTCATGGATGGTCCAACATGACGACAAACGCCTCGCCGTGCGGGCCCCACCCCACGCCACCGTGTCCACTCCATGCATCCCCGCACTGCATGACGCTGAGCTGGCCCGCGCATGCACTATAAATTCGCGGCTCCCCCCCGagctcctcctcatcctcgtCGCACTCGCTCTATGTGCAGTGCAGCTAGTGAgttctctagctagctagcgtcGCCGGAGCGAGCTCGACCGTGAGATCGACCACCGGCCGTACGtccgtcctcctcgtcgtcgtcgtcgaccaggccggccgggcgggcgcCATGGGAGTGGGGCGAGCGCTGAGCGACGCGAAGCCGTACGCGGCGATGGTGCTGCTGCAGGTCGGGTTCGCCGGCATGTACATCGTCTCCGTCGCCTCCCTCAAGCGCGGCATGAACCACTTCGTCCTCGTCGTCTACCGCAacctcgtcgccaccgtcctCATGGCCCCCTTCGCCCTCCTCTTCGAGAGGTAACTAATTAACTTAAGTACAGTGATTAACAACACTTGCAACTGCATCGATCACGTACGTACTATTACCACACGCACACGCATGGAATAATTAACTGCACATATGCTTGCATGCCCATATATATAGCTCGATGTGTACAGATCGAGAGAACTAGCTAACACTAGTGTTCAGTGCTTTGGCATCACCAGCTagctgatcgatcgaccgaTCAGAAACTACACTGCCCACTAATAGTACCACTCCATACTAAAGCAGACATGGTAACATGATGTCGATGCCTTGATGCATCCCTGCACCCTTTCATGCATATGCactacatacatacatacatacactgGTGCAGCCTCCACATTGCATAACCATGTAGTAACTGAGCAACAGAATCCATGCACCTAAAATTAATCgatcaattaattaagggGAGAAAGCATAGCCTATTTTCTCAGACTTTGTTTGAGCCAGAGAGTAGGTATATTCACTCCAGCTTTTCaggctagaaaaaaaaattaaagccaGCGAGATGAGCGTGTTTAGACAGCCCGGCAACCTAGCTTTAACGGCCGTGAGTGTAACCGCACTCGGGCAGGCATCAGTTCTTTGAAAAGGGATGCAGTTTTTTTAAGCACACGGGTAGATATCCATACGTTGcttcatattatttaaatagttattaaaaaatataaaaaatttgataagatcgattaatataagttatatcactttacaaacatgcaaatttaaatttgacttctacatgtggtaacaaaaataattgtgaatGTGTGTATACTAGTTCcagtttacttttatttttttctataaaaattgagtttaaacttacatgtttgtaCGAAAGTGTTCAAGCAACATGCATACGATGCACACGcacagtagaaaaaaaatgtcatcagCTTGCATGATTATGTTAGTGAATGTTAATTTCCCCTATCATGTGGTTTGATTGATTGTTCTGAAATTTGAGCTCTTGTGAATCTTCAGGGGAGTGAGGCCCAAGATGACAGTGAGAATCTTCATCAAGATCATGGGGCTTGCAATTCTTGAGTATGTGTCCAAAAGAATACACAAGATCTTACAATTTGCACATTGATCAAGTGATAAGATATGATTAATTGGCGTGTATACTAATTGATCAATTTACATGTGTTGATCCATGGCAGGCCTGTGCTTGATCAGAACTTGTACTACATGGGCGCGAAGCTGACGTCCGCCGGCTTCGCCTCCGCGCTCGTCAACATCCTCCCCGCCGTCACCTTCCTCCTGGCCGTCCTCCTCCGGATGGAGAGGGTGAGGCTCCGGAGCCTGCACAGCCAGGCCAAGATCGTCGGCACGGTCTTCACGGTGGCCGGCGCCGTGCTGATGATCCTGTACCACGGCCCGGTGGTGCCGCTCCCGTGGTCGAGGGGCAGCCaccacgacgccgccgccgccgccggcaccgcctcctcctggCTGAACGGCACCGTCATGCTCGTCGGCAGCTGCGTCTGCTGGTCGGGCTTCTTCATCCTCCAGTCCAACACGCTGCAGAGCTACCCGGCGGAGCTGTCCCTGACGGCGCTCATCTGCGTGCTCGGCTCGGCCATGagcggcgccgtcgcgctcgtGGCGGAGCGCCGCGACATGAGCGTCTGGGTCATCGGCTTCGACACCCGACTCTTCACCGCCGTCTACTCCGGCATCGTGTGCTCCGGCGTGGCCTACTACGTGCAGGGGCTCGTCACCAGGGCGCGCGGCCCGGTGTTCGTCACGGCGTTCCAGCCGCTCTGCATGATGATCACCGCCGTCTTGGGCTCCACCATTCTCAAAGAAGAGATCACTCTAGGAAGGTAAAATTAATCGATCGCCTTAATTAACCAGCACTAATCAAACCAATTACTCTACTTAA contains the following coding sequences:
- the LOC102712998 gene encoding WAT1-related protein At1g21890-like — its product is MGVGRALSDAKPYAAMVLLQVGFAGMYIVSVASLKRGMNHFVLVVYRNLVATVLMAPFALLFERGVRPKMTVRIFIKIMGLAILEPVLDQNLYYMGAKLTSAGFASALVNILPAVTFLLAVLLRMERVRLRSLHSQAKIVGTVFTVAGAVLMILYHGPVVPLPWSRGSHHDAAAAAGTASSWLNGTVMLVGSCVCWSGFFILQSNTLQSYPAELSLTALICVLGSAMSGAVALVAERRDMSVWVIGFDTRLFTAVYSGIVCSGVAYYVQGLVTRARGPVFVTAFQPLCMMITAVLGSTILKEEITLGSVIGALIIVVGLYALIWGKGGDHAGDGKLQAAVPEKGLPLTNGDGGDGKHVLAVAGGVLVADVEMPAMKDVY